Proteins from a single region of Anastrepha ludens isolate Willacy chromosome 5, idAnaLude1.1, whole genome shotgun sequence:
- the LOC128864857 gene encoding uncharacterized protein LOC128864857: protein MAELNGAPATLNTMAEEVVVQNDCEYDVTSPAPPADQNLQINLDGDGGSLSAPQELLIHSRKKQLRLQQLEETMRLREEYLREKFRILNAEDADEEIEGSCVIGPTKMCGTNVSGNTAFSPTPVQPVQNNRTNICPAREVPVHTVMQSPRQPSTRTAAERSQALHVDCNGNSPNIFTTFTAPTSTARSPNQVFASQSAETCNLTTSQFAARQCVPKDLPVFSGDPQEWHIFVSAYEQSTQMAGYSHHENLVRLQKCLRGKAREVVRNLLVLPEMVPDIINTLRMYFGRPEQILRVLIDRARQLPSPKGKLDLLIDFAFAIKNIVAIIHASKLSGYLNSPLLLQEFVEKLSQESKLNWAIYSTGMNNPCLEDFSTWLSTLAEAACRVTNPASLSEKLNKREAHLHTHKSDAVLKQYEEAKSMPRCAVCNNPHKVPQCDRFKALTMNERWDFVKRKNLCRQCLGTHSRRCWSNKSCGVDSCTIRHHRLLHSDVNKNSEVSTMLNNHRSISSNNTTYFRILPIVLYGRNKTISTYAFMDDGSTLTLIDQTLADELGEAGVPDPLCIHWTGDINRYEADSQRLDLRISGNIQGAKIYPLRGVYTVSSLNMSSSTLIADQLKTKYAHLKGIPLPNFIDIVPKLIIGVNNPNLIMAQKIREGGWQDPVGAKTRLGWTIFGGGNNQSKGNGLNLHKCDCESDNNLHELVKSFMLNENIGISVPKVNPVSMEDQRAIEILGNCELHEGQYTASLLWSNDNVRLPDSLPTALSRFKCLERKLSSNPELQRNMQEQIDNLVKKNYATKLPNEAINDRGDKIWYLPVFIVRNPHKPNKIRLVWDAAAKSRDVSLNNFLLKGPDMLTPLVNILFNFRMGRIAICGDIEEMFHRIKLRHPDADAQRFLWRTNMNDPINVYRLNVLSFGASCSQCIAHYVRNLNASVHAAQNSQVACAIKNHHYVDDFIDSARTVDEAIKLAKNVRDVHSKCGFNMRNWSSNSPDVLAALNGDGEPQLKSFDCSKDVINFEKILGMYWEPKSDTFSYVLKFVRLKRNVFADRVVPTKREVLQVLMSVFDPLGLVTCLTSYLKILIQDIWRSGINWDQPLNYELSLKWKTWIEYIPVITSVSVPRCYSPLLYEDDCKVQLHTFVDASENAYAAVSYFRIEAGGDVVSRLVAAKAKVAPLRPLSIPRLELQAAVIGARLTNMVEEAHHIKFEKRCIWSDSKTVLKWLHGDPRKFQQFVMFRIAEIQEAIAISEWRWIPTKMNVADIATKTRPCIEVAHQWINGPAFLTLPTKEWPEQEDLERELAHKGIAWKFNPPAAPHMGGAWERLIRTTKAVLYKISPSQRFSDESLRSALLEVEMIINSRPLTYLSLDYEDQEPITPNHFLLGSSNGAKPFCKPEEISLKMNLRQSEMFANLFWRRWVREMIPSLTRRSKWFEKVKPISEGDIVLIVDENAERNTWLKGIVVETTMAKDGQVRRAKVKTRQGVLERPAVKLAVLDIGKDKASSEDSSAYRGDIVADLSNP, encoded by the exons ATGGCGGAATTAAACGGTGCTCCAGCAACGCTAAACACAATGGCTGAAGAAGTTGTAGTGCAAAATGATTGTGAGTATGACGTCACTAGTCCTGCACCGCCTGCAgatcaaaatttacaaataaatctaGATGGCGACGGTGGCAGTCTCAGCGCACCACAAGAATTGCTAATCCATAGCAGAAAAAAACAGCTCCGTTTACAGCAACTAGAAGAGACCATGCGTTTAAGAGAAGAGTATTTACGggaaaaatttcgcattttaaACGCAGAAGATGCAGACGAGGAAATAGAAGGTTCATGTGTTATTGGCCCCACCAAAATGTGTGGAACTAATGTGAGCGGTAACACAGCATTTTCGCCTACTCCAGTGCAGCCTGTACAAAATAACAGAACCAACATATGTCCAGCGCGTGAGGTACCGGTACATACGGTTATGCAGTCACCACGTCAGCCGTCGACGCGGACTGCGGCAGAGCGTAGTCAGGCCTTACATGTAGACTGCAACGGTAATTCGCCAAACATATTTACAACGTTCACAGCACCAACAAGTACAGCACGTTCGCCAAATCAGGTATTCGCAAGTCAATCAGCCGAAACCTGTAATTTGACGACTTCGCAGTTTGCAGCGCGGCAATGCGTGCCAAAAGACTTGCCGGTATTTAGCGGTGACCCCCAAGAGTGGCATATTTTTGTTAGTGCATATGAACAGAGCACACAAATGGCTGGTTACTCTCATCATGAGAATTTAGTTCGCCTTCAAAAGTGTCTACGTGGTAAGGCTAGGGAGGTCGTGCGCAATTTACTGGTATTACCGGAGATGGTACCTGATATTATAAATACGCTCAGAATGTATTTTGGACGTCCTGAGCAAATACTTAGAGTACTTATTGATAGGGCGCGTCAATTACCATCGCCTAAGGGTAAACTTGATCTACTCATCGACTTTGCATTTGCTATCAAGAATATAGTAGCAATAATTCATGCAAGCAAACTAAGCGGTTACCTCAACAGCCCATTACTATTGCAGGAATTCGTTGAGAAGCTCTCTCAGGAGTCAAAACTTAACTGGGCAATTTATTCAACTGGCATGAATAACCCTTGCTTGGAAGATTTTTCTACCTGGTTGTCCACATTGGCTGAAGCAGCTTGCCGTGTTACGAATCCGGCATCACTCTCAGAGAAACTTAACAAGCGTGAAGCTCATTTGCACACGCATAAATCTGATGCCGTTTTAAAACAATACGAAGAAGCAAAATCTATGCCCAGATGCGCAGTATGTAATAACCCGCATAAGGTTCCTCAGTGTGACCGGTTTAAAGCACTCACTATGAATGAGAGATGGGACTTTGTTAAGAGGAAAAATCTATGCCGCCAGTGTTTGGGAACACACTCTCGCCGCTGCTGGAGTAACAAGTCGTGTGGGGTGGATAGCTGCACAATACGTCACCACAGGCTCCTTCATTCTGATGTTAACAAAAATAGTGAAGTTTCAACGATGCTGAATAACCACCGTTCGATTTCCAGCAACAACACCACATATTTTCGAATCTTACCGATagttttgtatggaagaaataaaacaatatccaCATACGCGTTTATGGATGATGGATCTACACTAACACTTATAGATCAAACACTTGCAGATGAATTGGGTGAGGCTGGCGTTCCCGATCCTCTATGCATTCACTGGACTGGAGATATAAACCGATATGAAGCTGATTCGCAACGGCTCGATTTACGAATTTCAGGTAATATTCAAGGTGCGAAAATATATCCACTCCGAGGTGTTTACACGGTTAGTAGCTTAAATATGTCATCATCAACATTGATTGCTGaccaattgaaaacaaaatatgcacATTTAAAAGGCATTCCCTTGCCAAACTTTATTGACATAGTTCCTAAGCTAATTATTGGCGTAAATAACCCCAATTTGATAATGGCACAGAAGATACGTGAAGGTGGATGGCAAGATCCCGTAGGGGCGAAAACCAGATTAGGGTGGACAATTTTTGGTGGCGGTAATAATCAGAGTAAAGGTAACGGATTAAACTTACATAAATGCGACTGCGAGAGCGATAACAACTTGCATGAACTCGTAAAGTCTTTcatgttgaatgaaaatattggaATTTCAGTGCCAAAGGTAAATCCAGTTTCAATGGAAGATCAACGAGCCATAGAAATTTTGGGTAACTGCGAGTTGCATGAGGGTCAGTACACCGCGAGCTTGCTGTGGTCAAATGATAATGTACGATTGCCAGACAGCTTGCCAACAGCTCTTAGTCGCTTTAAGTGTCTGGAACGTAAGTTATCTAGCAATCCTGAACTACAACGCAATATGCAGGAACAAATTGACAActtagttaagaaaaattatgcGACCAAGTTACCGAACGAAGCTATAAATGACCGTGGTGacaaaatttggtatttgcCGGTTTTTATTGTCCGCAATCCGCACAAGCCAAATAAAATTCGACTTGTGTGGGATGCAGCCGCAAAATCTAGAGATGTATCCCTAAACAATTTCTTACTGAAAGGGCCAGATATGTTAACTCCACTAGTAAATATATTATTCAACTTTCGAATGGGTAGAATCGCAATATGCGGTGATATCGAAGAAATGTTCCACCGCATTAAGTTACGACACCCAGACGCAGATGCTCAGCGTTTTCTCTGGCGTACTAACATGAATGATCCGATAAACGTTTACAGGCTCAACGTTTTAAGTTTTGGTGCTTCTTGTTCTCAATGTATAGCGCATTACGTGCGAAATCTAAATGCTTCGGTACACGCTGCTCAAAATTCTCAGGTAGCGTGTGCAATAAAGAATCACCATTACGTCGATGATTTTATTGATTCGGCTCGAACCGTCGACGAAGCTATCAAATTGGCAAAAAATGTTCGAGATGTTCACTCTAAATGTGGTTTCAACATGCGTAATTGGTCAAGCAATTCGCCAGATGTTTTAGCAGCGCTTAATGGAGATGGGGAGCCACAACTTAAATCATTTGACTGCAGTAAGGATgtcataaatttcgaaaaaatacttgGTATGTACTGGGAACCAAAATCCGATACATTCAGCTACGTGCTCAAATTTGTTCGGCTTAAGCGCAATGTATTCGCGGACAGGGTCGTCCCTACAAAGAGAGAAGTATTGCAAGTGCTCATGTCAGTTTTCGATCCGCTGGGACTAGTAACTTGCTTAACTTCATATCTAAAGATTCTTATTCAAGATATCTGGCGAAGTGGAATAAACTGGGATCAACCGTTAAATTATGAACtttcattgaaatggaaaacttgGATTGAGTACATTCCCGTTATTACTAGCGTGTCGGTACCGCGTTGCTACTCTCCACTCCTTTACGAGGATGACTGTAAAGTACAACTGCATACGTTCGTAGACGCAAGTGAAAATGCATACGCAGCCGTATCATATTTTCGTATTGAAGCTGGAGGTGACGTCGTCAGTAGGTTGGTGGCAGCTAAAGCAAAGGTCGCACCGTTGCGCCCGCTCTCAATACCACGACTGGAACTACAGGCTGCGGTAATTGGTGCACGTTTAACAAACATGGTTGAGGAAGCACATcatataaaatttgagaaacGTTGCATCTGGAGCGACTCAAAAACCGTTCTAAAGTGGCTTCATGGTGATCcgcgtaaatttcaacaatttgtaatGTTTCGTATCGCTGAAATCCAAGAAGCAATTGCTATCAGTGAATGGCGTTGGATACCAACAAAAATGAATGTCGCTGATATTGCTACGAAAACGAGGCCTTGCATTGAGGTAGCTCATCAGTGGATAAATGGTCCCGCTTTCCTTACTTTACCTACTAAAGAGTGGCCGGAACAAGAAGATCTGG AACGTGAACTTGCTCACAAAGGTATCGCCTGGAAGTTTAATCCACCAGCTGCACCTCACATGGGTGGAGCATGGGAACGCctaataagaacaacaaaggcAGTGCTGTATAAGATTTCGCCGTCGCAGAGATTCTCTGATGAAAGTTTACGTTCGGCTTTGCTGGAGGTGGAGATGATCATTAATTCTCGACCGCTGACATATCTATCGCTCGACTATGAAGACCAGGAACCGATTACcccaaaccattttttattgggCAGTTCAAATGGAGCCAAGCCGTTTTGTAAACCTGAAGAAATTagcttaaaaatgaatttacgtCAAAGCGAGATGTTTGCGAATTTATTCTGGCGTCGATGGGTACGTGAAATGATTCCATCACTTACACGTCGCagtaaatggtttgaaaaagtgAAACCCATAAGCGAGGGTGACATCGTATTGATTGTCGATGAAAACGCAGAAAGAAACACTTGGCTAAAAGGTATAGTCGTCGAAACAACGATGGCAAAAGATGGACAAGTAAGGCGTGCTAAAGTAAAAACGAGGCAAGGTGTTTTAGAACGACCAGCAGTAAAGCTTGCAGTGCTCGACATCGGCAAAGACAAGGCAAGCTCCGAAGATTCGTCCGCTTACCGGGGGGACATTGTTGCCGACTTAAGCAACCcgtaa